The genomic region CCCCTCTTCGCGACGAGCGCGCTTCAGGCCGCCGCCTCGACGACGAGCGGGCTGGCTCTGGGCGTCCTCGTGTTCACCACGACCGGGTCGCCGCTGCTCTCCGCGCTCTCCATGTTCGGCGCCTCACTCGCCCAGTTGATCGGCGCGACCCTGCTGATGTCGGCGGCCGACCGGCTCCCGCCGCGCGGAGCGCTGAGCGGCGCGGCGCTCGCCTTCGGTGTCGGCACCGCCGTCCTCGCGGTCCCCGGGCTGCCGCTGCCGCTGGTGTTCGCCGTCGTCCTGGGCGAGGGGGCCGTCGCGGCCGTGATCGGCGGGGTGCGGTACGGACTGCTCAACGAGGTGCTGCCCAAGGACGCCTTCCTGCTGGGGCGTTCGGTGCTCAACATGTGCGCCGGCTCCATGCAGGTCTGCGGCTACGCGGCCGGTGGCGTCCTGGTCGCCCTGGTGTCCCCGCGCGGCACACTGCTCGTGGCGGCGGCCCTGTACGTGGCCGGTGCCGCAGCCGCCCGGTTCGGTCTCGCGCGCCGTGCGCCACGGGCGGCCGGGCGGCCGTCGGTGGGCGGGACCTGGCGGACCAACGCGCTGCTGTGGTCCTCGGCCCCCCGACGGCGGGTGTACCTCTCGCTCTGGCTGCCCAACGGGCTGGTCGTCGGCTGCGAATCGCTCTTCGTGCCCTACCGGCCGGACCGGGCGGGGCTGCTCTTCGCCTTCGCGGCCCTGGGGATGCTGGCCGGGGACACGGTGACGGGACGGTTCGTGCCCGCACGGTGGCGTGGACGGCTGGGCACACCGCTGCTCCTGCTGCTGGCCGCGCCCTATCTGCTGTTCGTGCTCCGCCCGGCGCTGCCCCTGGCCCTGCTCCTGACGACGGTCGCCTCCACCGCCTTCTCGGCGAGTCTGGTGTTCCAGGAGCGTCTGATGGCGCTGACCCCGGACGCGATGACGGGCCAGGCCCTCGGCCTGCACTCCTCCGGGATGCTCGCGATGCAGGGCGTGGCGGCCGCACTCGCGGGCGCCATCGCCCAGCGGTCCTCGCCCGCGACGGCGATCACGGTGATGGCGGCGGCTTCCGTCGTGGTGACGCTGGCCCTGGCGCCGGGGCTGCGGCGGGACCGCGCGGGGGCGGCGCCGCCGCAGGTGACCGTCACCTGAGATCCAGCTCCAGCAGCGGCAGTTCGCGCCCCGGGATCGAGCCGGAAGGGGTGGCGCCGATCCGCACCGCGCCCATGGCCGTGTAGAAGGGCTCGGCGTTCGGGTCGGCGTCGATGGTGAGCCGTACGAAGCCCATGCGGCGGGCGCGCGCCGTGGTGTGGTCGAACAGGAGCCGGCCCACGCCCCGGCCGATGGTGTCAGGCTCGACGAACATCATGGCGAGTGCGCCCTCGGGCGGTTCCCCGGCCAGGGTGGTGAAGCCCAGCACGCGGCCGTCCTCCTCCGCGACCACCGCGCGCCCGCCGGCCGTGTCGCCCGGGCGGACGGTCAGTTCGTCGCGGCAGGCGGCCATGAACGCCTCGTCGTAGCCCCAGTGGGCCTTGGACCGCAGGGCCAGCCCGGTGAGCGCCGCGGCCTCCCCGGGCAGCCCCGGTCGTAACTCCATGCCTTCCTCCTCCGTCACCTGCCGAGTACCGTACGCGTGGCCGTACATGAGACAGCAAGGTTCCGTCCGCCCCGGCGTGACCCCGTGTGGCTTCGGTGGTCGCTCCGCGCCCACCGAGGAGCCCGCATGGCTTTCCAGCACCCGCGCCGCCGATCGATCCTCCTGGCGACAGCTGCCGTCTCCGCCGCCGCCGTGCCCCCCGCGGCCTCCGCCGCCGACCGGCAGGGCGGCAGGAGAGGCCCGCTCGTCATCGGTCACCGGGGCGCCGCCGGGTGGCGGCCCGAACACACCGCGTCCGCCTACACCTTCGCGGTCCGGGCCGGGGCCGACTGGATCGAGCCCGACCTGGTCCCCACGAAGGACCACGTCCTGGTGGTGCGTCACGAGAACGAGATCTCCGGCACCACGGACGTGGCCCGGCACCCCGAGTTCGCCGGACGCCGCACCACGAAGACGGTGGACGGCCGCGCCGTCACCGGCTGGTTCACCGAGGACTTCACTCTCGCCGAGCTGAAGACGCTGCGGGCGGTGGAGCGGCTCCCTCTGGTCCGCAACCGCAACACCGTCTTCGACGGCCGCGAGCAGATCATGACCTTCCAGGAGGTCGTCGACCTGGCCCGCGCCCTGTCGAAGGAGCACGGCCGCCGGATCGCGGTCTTCCCGGAGACCAAGCACCCGACGTACTTCCGCTCGGTCGGCCTGCCCCTGGAGCCGGAACTCATCAGGCTGGTGCGCCGCGACCGGCTCACCGCACGCGACTGCGTCGTCCAGTCCTTCGAGCCGTCCAGCCTTCGCGAGGTGGCCGCCGCACGCCTCGGTCTCCCGCTGTGGCAGGCGCTGGGGACGAGCGGCGGACCGTACGGCCACCCGGTGACCTACGAGGAGATGAGGACGCCGGCGGGGCTGCGCGAGATCGCCTCGTACGCCGGATGGATCGGCCCTGACAAGTCCTCGCTGGTCCCCCCGCTCACCCTGCTGGAGGACGCCCACGCCGCCGGGCTGAAGGTGGGGGCCTACACCTTCCGCGCAGAGAACCAGTACCTCCCGGCCGAGTACCGGAAGGGCACCGCGCCGAACGACTTCGGTGACGCGTTCGCCGAGTACGCCTTCCACTTCGGCCGGGGCGTGGACGCCGTCGTGACGGACTTCCCCGATCTGGCGGCGGTCGCGCGCGACGCCCTCCGGCCCTGAGGCCTCTCGTCCGGATCGGGCCGGCTCGATCCGGACGAGAGGCCTAGGACGAACGACTGATCACCTCGGGGCCTTCCTCCTGCTAGCCTGCAATTGCGAAGGACTTGCAATAGCCACCAGGTAGCAGTTGGAGGGTTCGAACCCATGGCCACGTACACGCTTCCGGAACTCCCGTACGACTACGCGGCGCTCGAACCGGTCATCAATCCGCAGATCATCGAGCTCCATCACGACAAGCACCACGCCGCGTACGTCAAGGGTGCGAACGACACCCTGGAGCAGCTGGAAGAGGCCCGCGACAAGGAGGCCTGGGGTGCCGTCAACGGCCTCCAGAAGAACCTCGCCTTCCATCTGTCCGGCCACATCCTGCACTCGATCTACTGGCACAACATGACCGGTGACGGCGGAGGCGAGCCCCTCGCGGCGGACGGTGTGGGTGACCTGGCCGACGCGATCGCGGACTCCTTCGGTTCGTACGCCGGCTTCAAGTCCCAGCTGACGAAGGCCGCGGCCACCACGCAGGGCTCCGGCTGGGGCGTCCTGGCGTACGAGCCGGTCAGCGGCAAGCTGATCGTCGAGCAGGTCTACGACCACCAGGGCAACGTCGGTCAGGG from Streptomyces sp. QL37 harbors:
- a CDS encoding superoxide dismutase; amino-acid sequence: MATYTLPELPYDYAALEPVINPQIIELHHDKHHAAYVKGANDTLEQLEEARDKEAWGAVNGLQKNLAFHLSGHILHSIYWHNMTGDGGGEPLAADGVGDLADAIADSFGSYAGFKSQLTKAAATTQGSGWGVLAYEPVSGKLIVEQVYDHQGNVGQGSVPVLVFDAWEHAFYLQYKNQKVDFIEAMWRVVNWQDVAKRYAAAKERADVLLLAP
- a CDS encoding glycerophosphodiester phosphodiesterase family protein, with translation MAFQHPRRRSILLATAAVSAAAVPPAASAADRQGGRRGPLVIGHRGAAGWRPEHTASAYTFAVRAGADWIEPDLVPTKDHVLVVRHENEISGTTDVARHPEFAGRRTTKTVDGRAVTGWFTEDFTLAELKTLRAVERLPLVRNRNTVFDGREQIMTFQEVVDLARALSKEHGRRIAVFPETKHPTYFRSVGLPLEPELIRLVRRDRLTARDCVVQSFEPSSLREVAAARLGLPLWQALGTSGGPYGHPVTYEEMRTPAGLREIASYAGWIGPDKSSLVPPLTLLEDAHAAGLKVGAYTFRAENQYLPAEYRKGTAPNDFGDAFAEYAFHFGRGVDAVVTDFPDLAAVARDALRP
- a CDS encoding GNAT family N-acetyltransferase — translated: MELRPGLPGEAAALTGLALRSKAHWGYDEAFMAACRDELTVRPGDTAGGRAVVAEEDGRVLGFTTLAGEPPEGALAMMFVEPDTIGRGVGRLLFDHTTARARRMGFVRLTIDADPNAEPFYTAMGAVRIGATPSGSIPGRELPLLELDLR
- a CDS encoding MFS transporter encodes the protein MLTYREVFRVPQFGPLFATSALQAAASTTSGLALGVLVFTTTGSPLLSALSMFGASLAQLIGATLLMSAADRLPPRGALSGAALAFGVGTAVLAVPGLPLPLVFAVVLGEGAVAAVIGGVRYGLLNEVLPKDAFLLGRSVLNMCAGSMQVCGYAAGGVLVALVSPRGTLLVAAALYVAGAAAARFGLARRAPRAAGRPSVGGTWRTNALLWSSAPRRRVYLSLWLPNGLVVGCESLFVPYRPDRAGLLFAFAALGMLAGDTVTGRFVPARWRGRLGTPLLLLLAAPYLLFVLRPALPLALLLTTVASTAFSASLVFQERLMALTPDAMTGQALGLHSSGMLAMQGVAAALAGAIAQRSSPATAITVMAAASVVVTLALAPGLRRDRAGAAPPQVTVT